In Deltaproteobacteria bacterium, the sequence GCCCATGGTACGTGGGTCGAGCAATGGCTTGTATTGCGACTCGAGGGGATAACCGAGCCAATAACCGACGATGCCGCTGTGCAGCGCGATGACGAGCAGCAGGGTGAAGCCGTAGAGTTTGCGGGCCCAAGGGCGCTTCCAAAATAAGAAAACCAGGACCAATAGGAAAAGCCATGGCCAAGGTGGCAGGAAAAAAGGTTTGATGAACTGTTTGAGCAGGAACATGGGTGACAGTGGCCAGAGGTCAGAGATCAGCTGTCAGAGGTCTACGCTATTCAGCATCCGGTTGCTTTTCCGGTGCGGCATCGGCAAACGCTTTGATGGCCATGCAGCTTTTTTCGATGGCAACGATGGTTGGGTATTTCGCCAAGTCGCAGCCGTAGCGGCGCGCGTTGCCGAGCTGCGGAATTAGGCACACGTCTGCCAGGGTTGGCGTGTCGCCGAAACAGAAGTTGCCGCGCTTGGGCTGCGACAGGATCGTTGTCTCCAGCGCGGCGAGGCCGAGATCGATCCAGTGCTGCGCCCACTTGCCGTTGACCTGCTCATCGTTCTGGTTGTAGGTCGCTTTGACGTAGTTGAGCACGCGGAGATTCTGGATCGGGTGCACTTCGCAGGCGATGATCAGCCCCATGCTGCGGACCGTCGCCTTGTCCGCCGGATCTTTGGGCAAGAGCGGCGGGTTGGGGTATTTCTCCTCGAGATATTCGATAATCGCCAGCGACTGAGTGAGAATTTTGCCGCTGTCTTCGAGCGCCGGCAAGAGCGCTTGCGGATTCAACTGCGTGTAGGCCGGCTGCAACTGCTCGCCGCCGCCGCGGCGCAGATGGATCGGCGCTTGCTCGTAGGCGATGCCTTTGAGGTTGAGCGCGATGCGCACCCGATAAGACGCCGAGCTGCGGAAAAAAGTATAGAGCTTCATGACTGCCTCGTGACTATTTGGTTGGGTGAAAATACCACGCGCGCTAGCCGCAAGAAAGCACCGCTTGCGTTGCGCGCTACCTTTTCTGTGCTAGATTAAAGCCATCGTTTTGCTCTGGAGGTGTTTACGATGCCACGCGTTCTGATGTCGTTGCTGCTGTTGGCGCTTGTTGCAATCGGTCGCGAAGCCGGTGCGCAGGCGGATTTTTACAAAGGTAAAACCATCACGGTCATCGCCGGCACGACGCCTGGCGCGCTATATGACCAATGGGCGCGCGTACTGGCGCAGCACATGGGCAAGCATATTCCCGGCAAGCCGGAGATGATCGTGCAGAACATGCCCGGCGCCGGTCATCTGGTCGCGGCCAACTATCTTTACAACAAGACCAAGCCCGACGGGCTTTCGCTCATCGGTTCCATCGTGCCGTCGCTTTATTTCGATCAACTGATCGGCCGCAAAGAGGCGCAGTACGATTGGGCCAAGTTTGTCTGGATCGGCTCGCCGGTCTTGGGCGATTATCAAATGTACATGCGTGCCGACTCGCCCTATAAAACCATCGAGGATGTGCGCAATGCCAAGGAGCCGCCGCGCTGCGGCGCCCAGGGGACCTCCGACACGGCGTCCTATTTGCCAAAGCTTTTTGATGAGACCATTGGCACAAAATTTCAATTGATTCCGGGCTATCCGGGCGGACCCGAGATCGACCTTGCGGTTGAACGCGGCGAGTTGCACTGCCGGGCGTTTACCATCGAAGCGTTTCTGTCGCGCGAGCCTTATCACACCTGGCGCAAGAAGGGCTTTGTCAGAAACATCATTCAAACCGGCAAGAAACGCGATCCCAAGCTGCCCGACACGCCGACCGTTTGGGAGTTGATGGACAAATACAAAACTACGGAGAGCGGCCGCCGCTTCGCCAATGTCGTCTTGGCCTCCGGTCAGTTAGGCCGGCCGATGATCGGCACACCGGGCATTCCGGCCGATCGCGTGAAGATGCTGCGCGATGCGTTCAACGCAACCCTGAAAGATCCGGAGTTCTTGGCCGAGCTTGACAAGCGCCAGTTCGACCTCGACCCGGCGCTCGGCACCGATCTAGAAAAACTTGTGAAAGAAATCATGGTCCAGCCGCCGGAGATGATCGAGCGGTTGAAGAAGCTGATCGGCCAGTAAAAATCAAGATTGGAGTAATGGAGTGCTGGAGTGATGGTCCAAAGACCCCCAATTCTCCAGTACTCCAACACTCCAATCTTATTTGTACAGTCCGTCAATAAATCCCGCCTTATCAAATTCCTCTAAGAAGCTCGTATCGACAAATTCTCTGGCGTTGGCCGTTCTCGCCGCGGGCATGCTGCCGGCGACGTCTTTGAAGATGGTTCTGAACGATTCCAGGTTTGGATAAGGTTTCGGTTTCACTACTTCGCGCAGGGTTTGGTAGGCGTCCTCAATCGGTTTGGGGTCTTTGGTTTTCCGATACTTTACAAAAGTGCGTCTAGCCTCTTCTGGGTTGGTCCTGACGATATGAATGCCTTCGAGGTAAGACTTCACCATGCGTCTGACGATGTCGCGATGGCTGGCGATGTAACGTTGGGTCGCGACCAGGCCCGTGCCTTGATAGAAAATCTTTAGCTCCGCCATGTTCAAGATCGTCCGCATGCCAGTCAACTGCGGCGCCAGGTGATCCGGCGGCGAAAAGCTCGACGCGTCGGCAGAATTGCCGACCAGGGCGATAATACGCGCCGGGGTGTCGCCGATTTGCAAAAACGTCACGTCCTTCTCCGTCAAGCCAAAGCGCGGCAGCATGTTGAGCACGCGCATGTGCGACGCCGCGCCAAAACGTGAGATCGCGATGCGCTTGCCCTTGAGGTCTTCGCCTCGGGTCACATTCGGCCGCGCGACCAGACGATCGTCGAGCAGCTCTTGGATGCTGACTAGCATGACCGGGTCGCCGCCTTGCAAGCGAATCGGCGACATGAGCGCGCCGGTCATTTGGCCGAACTGAATCTCCCCCGACATCAGCGACGGCGCCGAAATATTGCCGGGCATGTAGATGATCTCTGCGTCGATATTATTTTTCTTGAATAGACCGCTGGTGTCGGCGATCCACAGGATGCCGTGTTGCGGGCCAGGGGAGGTGTAGCTGATGCGAATCTTGTCCGCTGTGTGGCCGGCGCAAGCAAGGCAGATCGCGACGGTTATCGTGAAAAGTTGTGCGGTGCGCTGTCCCATTTGATCCCTCCGTTCTGTGGAAAACACGGAACCCGAAACGCGAAACCCGAAACCCGAAACTTAATTGGCCACCCAACCGCTCTGCGTCACCTCAGCCTGGGCGCGGCGCAGATGCGAAAAATCGAAAATCTCCTCAGGCGTGACGTCGCGCGTGACGCCGGTGAAGCGTTTGCTGCGCTCAATGACGATGCGCTGTAGGCGCTCGGAAATGGTGCCGTCGCGGGCGATGGTTTTCATGTGATCGTCATAGACGCGCGACATCAGATCGCGATCCTTCTGCCGGGTGAATTCCATAATCGACGTGATGCCCTCTTGGCGATTGGCGAGATAGACCCGCGCGCCTTTGACGGTGGCGCGCATGAAGCGGCGCACCAAGTCACCTTGACGCGCTAGACGCTCGTCGGTGGCGACGATGGAGGCTTGGATGTCCTCGAGATGATCGGAAAAGCGGAAGAGCAGCGGGTAGCCGGCGGCTTGCGCGAGGAGGATCGAGGGCGGACCGAGCGACGCCGCGTCGACGCTGCCGGCGAGCATCGCCGTGTAGCGCGCGCTAGTAGACCCCACCGGGACAAAGTTCACGTCTTTGTCGAGTTGCAGGCCAAACTTGGGAAATACTTCTTTCAACCAGCCGTAATCGAGACTGCCGATTGTCGAGCCGCCGACGCGCTTGCCGCGCACCTCCGCCATGCTCTTGATGCTCGGCTGGGCCATGAAACCGCCGGGCGGTTTGTCGTTGAAGACCATCAATATCTTCAACTTGGCGCCCTGAACCGCGGCGGTGGGGTTGCTCGCGGAGCCGAACTCGACGCTATTGCCGATGAGAGCTCGCGTGCCGGTCAGTCCAGCCATCAAGATAATTTCGAGCAACATGCCTTCTTCGGCATAGTAGCCGCGCTTCTGCGCGATGTGCATGGAGATGAAGGACGCAGAGAAATTGGAAATCGCGACGCGCACGCGATCTTGCGCCTGGGCCGAAATCGTCAGTGACACAAACAGAGCAGCAAAAAGTAGAGCGGATTTGCGCGCCATCACTTCTTTGCCGAGAACCTATGCCGAAAAAGAAATGATGTCTAGTCTTTGGAAGAGCAACTAGGAAGAAGTGCTTGTTGCCGCGCGTCGATCATTGCCAGAAATCGTTGGAATGCAATCGGGAAAGTTGCAACGGGGAGAGTCCTAAGTTGGCGATCCCGCGCAGACTAATATCGTGATCAAGTGCGACCCAACCGCATCCCTGCGTCGTCACGGCACTCCGTTGCCTGCGGATCCCTCAACTTGGCTCAGACCGTTCGTCATTGCAAAGCGCTTCTCTTAGAGACCGGCCGAATCAAACATCGACCTTTCTCCCCTAAGTCCATGGTGTCGGTACCAACGCTATTCTATTTCGCAACATCGCAGGTCGTCAAGAGTTCGACGCTTCAATACCGTACGCACTACTGTTTTTTTAGTAGGCATGGCGAAATAGGCTCCGTGAGTGCGCGCGTCGCGTTCGTTGGAGGACCAGGGTTTCTAAACCGGGTCGCTTTGTGATATCGAACGGCGATCATGGCGACGAAAAGTACCACCCGTTTGCAATCACTGTTAAAACGTCCCGAGCTGCTGGTCATGTCCGGCGGTTTCAGTCCGCTCCACGCGCGTATGTCGGAGACCACCGGCTACGAAGCTTTTTTCATGTCGGGCTCCCAAGTGGCCGCCTACGTTTATGGCTATCCCGATGTTGGCCTCCTGGGTTTGAACGAAATGGTCGAAGCGGTGCGGCGCATCACCAACGTGGTCGAGATGCCGATTTTCGCCGATGCGGACACGGGCTATGGCAACGCGGTGAATGTCTACTACACCGTGCAGGCCTACATCCGCGCCGGCGCGGCGGGGCTGCACATCGAAGATCAGGAAGCGCCGAAGAAATCCGGCACCCTGGCGGGCCGCCGCTTGATTTCCGTTGACGAAGCGGTGGGCAAATACAAAGCGGCGGTGGCAGCGAAAAAAGAATTGGACGGCGACTTCGTTGTTTGTGCGCGCTGCGACTCCGTCGGTTCCGAAGGCGGTGGATTTGAAGATGCCGTCAAACGCGGCATTGCCTATGCCAAAGACGCCGGCGTCGATTGTGTCTGGATGAATACCATGACCAAACGCGAGGAGATCGCCGAGGCGTGCAAACGCATTCCCGCGCCGGTGATTGCGCCGTATTATGGCCCCAAGCCGTCGCCGACTTTTGCAGAGTTTCAAAGTCTTGGCGTAGCGGCTGTGCTCTATCCGAGCCTAACCACGGCGAACGGGCTGCAGTCGACCTGGGAGGTGCTGCACGAAATGAAGGAACGCGGCCCGGCGGTGCTCGACGAGTGGAACAAGAAAGCGAACGCGAGCAAATACGGCATAGTGCCGCGCACGCAGGATCCGATTCTGCCGTCGAACAAAATCAAAAAACTCGAAGATGATTTTATTCCGAAAGAGCTGCAGCGCGATTACGACAAGACCTTCGGGCATAACCGGCATTGATGGTGGATAGGGAGGTTGTCAAATGGCGGAGGTCATTCTGAGCGGAGCAGATCGCAAGCAGTTTGATGAGTTCGGGTATTTGACATTCGATACCGATCTGCCAAACGCAATTCTGGAACAAGCGATCAAAGATTTTCGCCCCTATTGGGCAGGTAAAATCACTATTGGGGTCAACCAGGCTGATGCCGGACGGGTGCAGGACGGCTGGTGCGTCAGCGACGCCTGTCTGCAGATCGCTACCTGGCCGGCGGTGTTGTCGGTGTTGCGGCAACTGTACGGTCGCAAGACGAAACCGTTTCAGACACTTAACTTTCCTGCCGGGACGGAACAATCGGCTCACTCAGATGCGATTCATTTTAACAGCGAGCCTTTTGGCCTGATGTGCGGTGTTTGGGTTGCTCTAGAAGACGTCGGCGCGAGTCAGGGTCCACTGATCTACTACCCCGGATCGCACAGATTGCCCGAAACCAACTTCCCTGATCTCGGGTTGGCGCCTGACCCAGCCAGTTACCCGGCCTATGAACGATGCATGCAAAAGCTAATCTGGGAACGTCAGCTGAAACCCGCTTACGGGCTCATCAAAAAAGGGCAGGCCTTCATTTGGGCGGCTAATTTGCTGCACGGCGGGTCGGCGCGCCAGGACAAATCCAGCAGCCGTCACTCCCAAGTGACCCATTACTACCTTGACGGGGCCAAGCCTTGGCGACCGATGTTTAGCAAGACCGAGAGAGTTTATTTTGAGCCGGACTGGATTTCACCGGAAGCCGCACAGGCCGCAAGGCGACGCATTGCTAAAGAACGCCGGGAACTCTTCATTCGACGAACCAAAGATGCCATCAACCGTATGCTGGGCAGAGATTGACGAGCTCGCTGCTACTTCAAAAATATCTTCTGATACTCCTGGCCCTTTTGTTTGAACTCGTTGGCATCGAAGTCGTCCATTTCCACACCTTGAACCTTATCGGCATCGGGCACGGGTGGGTGAATGCCTCTACGGGTGACGAACTCGCCGGCTTTGGCGAGGAGGCGCGCGCTTTCTTCGCTTAGAAAGAAATCGATCAGCGCTTTGCCGCCATTGGGGCGCGGCGCCTTGTGGCTCAAGTTCAAATACTGTCCGGTGCTCAAGAACTTGCCTAAGCGCACATAGTCGACCGGCGCGCCTTTTTCGCCGTAGGTGACGACGTAGCGGATCAGCGAAATCGCAATCGGTGTCTCACCGGTGGCAACGCGCTCGGCCGATGGCGCGAAGGATTCCACCAGCGCTGGCTTGGCGGCGCCGAGATCGCGAATAAACTTCTCGGCTTTCTCTTTACCCATGATTTTGTAGAGGCTCGCGACCCATTGCAGCGTGGTCGTGTGCTGCGTTGGGTCGGGCATGACGAACTTGCCGCGGTACTTGGGATTCAACAAATCTTCAAGCGACTTCGGCGCATCGGCCGGTTTGATCAACCCTTTGTTGTAGAAGATGCCAATGGGCGCGTGGCGGTAAGAGACGCCGAGGTCCGGATCGATCACGTCTTTGGGAAAGAACGCTGCGGCAGGGGAATTGTACTTGGCGAATATGCCTTCTTTGTGCATCACCGTCGTCGCGCCGCTGTTGTTAACCATGACATCGAACAGGTTTTTGCCGGCGCGCAGCTCGGTGAGCGCGCGGTCCATGGCTTTAGTCGCCGAGGCGCGCCAATATTCGACCTGCAGGCCGGTCTTTTTCGTAAATGCCTCGATGATCGGTTCGGCGGTATTGGTCTCCATCGAGCCGTAGGCGATGATTTTGCCGCTTTCTTTCTTCGCCGCTTCGATGAGCTTGGCATCTTGAGCATGGGCGAAGGTTACGGCGAACAGAGTTAGTACTGAAGCGAAGACGCTATACCGTGGCATAAATGAGTCTCCAGAAATGGCTCCGGGATAGAGGATTGAGAATAGAAGATGGCGAAATTCTATCCTCGATCCTCCATCCTCGCTTTTTTGCCCTTCGTGCTTTTCCTGTCCTTCGTGATGAGTCAATCCTACATCCGGATCAAATTGATCGCATTGTCTTCGAGAATCAATTTTTTCTGTCGCGCCGAGACATCCGGCCGCTCGCGGATGCCGCTGACTGTATTCGGGAAAGTCGAATCGAAGTGCGGATAGTCCGTCGCCATCAAGACGTGGGTCTCGCCGACTTCGGCAAGCGCCAGCGGCAGCCACTTTTCGTCGGATTCACAGGTGATGTAGCAATTGCGCTTGACGTAATCCGACGGCAGGGCGTTTAGTTGCGGGCACATGCCGGCGTCTTTGATGACCTCGTAGTCGTCATCCATGCGATGCATCCAGAAGACCAGAAATTCTGCTGTCACTTCGAAGAAAACCACTTTAAGCTTTGGGAATTTCTCGAACACGCCGCCCAACACCATGGCGCACAAAGGTGCCACGCAGTTTAGCGGCCGGCCGAGAATGTGCATGGGGAAGAAATTGCTTTGCCGATTGATCAACGTCCCGGGCGCGCCGAGGGTGCTCGGATGGCAAAAGAGTGGAATGTCCATCTCCTGCGCCGCTTGGTAGAACGGGAAAAACGCCGGGTCGTCCATTTGCCTGTCTAGCGTATAGCTGACTAGATGGGCGACTTTGCAGCCCAAATCTTTGACGCAGTGGCGCAGCTCATCGGCCATCGCCTCCGGGCAGCCGGCGGGGATCATCGCCACCGGCGAGAGCTTGTCACGGTGTCCGGCTACCAGTTCATGCGCCCAGTCGTTGTACGAGCGGGCCACCGCAGCGCCCAACGGGCCGGGGTTTTGCGAGGGAATTTCGATCGACGTCGGAAAAATAAACTGATAGTCGAGGCCCTCTCTGGCGTTGTCTTTGAGGCGGTATTCCATGTCGTAGCCGCCCTGCTGCCAACGCATCACTTCGTTGCCCCGTTGATTGGCTTCGGGATTGTAAAAAACTTGATGGGTCACCGGTTTCTTGAAATTTGCGTTGGCAATCGGGTCTTCCATCGGCGAGAGGTTGTGCTCAAACTTGGAGTAGAAAAATTTGCCGTCGCCGATACGCTTGGGTGAGTATTTCGCGAAAGGTTCGGGGAGTCGGTAAATCTCGTCCAGAAGCCAACCGTCGCGCAGGTGGGAGTCCAAATCGATAATCGCCATAAGAGCTTCTCCTTCGGCTTTGGTTTGGCCCGAAGCTATTACAGCGCGGTGAGGTGAGTCAAGGCTGTGGGAAAGTCAAGGATGGAGGATCGAGGACGGAAGATGGCGCCGCGCCAACCATCGTCTATCCTCTATGCTCGTTTCGTTTTAGCGCTCGACGCTGACGAGGCGGTAGCCGAGCTTGGCGATGTCGGGGAGAAAGCCCGGCGGGATGCGGCCGTCGAAACGAAAGATCGACAGGTCGGTGCCTCGCAGGCGATTCTCACGAAAGCAGAGCATGCTCAATATCGTGACGCGGCGATCTTGGCAGAGCCGGATGATGGCTGGCGCCGGATTGTCCAGGGCGTTGGACTCGATCATGATTCTCGTGCCGCCGCTCTTGGCGGCGGTGACGCTGATCAGCGCTTCGAAAACATCGGACTCGGTGATGATGCCGGCGAGGCGGTTTTCCCTCAGCACCGGCAGCGCGCCGATTCGGTTGACGTGAAGAGTCCGCGCGGCATCTTCGATGGTACAGTCGGGCGTAACGGTGATGACTTTTTTGGTCATGAGGCTAGCCACCGGGCGTGGCACAGACTCTTCGGTTACCTCGATCGAGAAGGGATTGAGGTCGCCGGGAAAACCGCGGGCGATGTCGTACTTGGCGACGATGCCGACCAAGCGATTGCCGGTGCCGGTCGACTCGACCACTGGGAAATGGCGAAACTTGCGCCGGCCCATTTCGACGGCGACGTAGGAGATAGTCGCATCCGGTGGGACGGTTATGACCTCGGGGTTCATCCACTTTTCGACAAACATCGTGCAGCGGGTCCTCTGAAAAGGTTGTTTGTGGTAAAATCGGCGAAGCCGAAGCAATCTTTAGGCTCTCGCCGCACGCCGGGATTTGCAGCCGGGGGCGCGCTTGTTGTAAGGAGTGGGCCGAACGGTAGGTACAAAGACGCGAAGACCAACGATTGGGAGATCGACAATGATGATTCGCATGGGTACATCCGAGCTGGGCGGGACGTTTTACACACAAGGCGCGGCGTTCGCAGAGCTATTTAATCGCGGCCGCGCTGACAACGACAAATGCGTGATTCAGACCAGCGATGCGAGCATTCACAATGCCGAGCAGCTCGATCGCGGCGAGTTGGAGTTCGGCTTTATGGCCTCGAACTGGATCGGCCGAGCCAAAGAGGGCAGCGCGCCTTTTCAAAGGAAAATCGCGCTGCGCATGGTAGCGCCGGCCAATCTCGGCCCGATGTTTTTCGTGAAATTGGCGGGCTCACCGATCAAAACGGTTGCCGACTTCGCCGGCAAGCGCATCGCCATTGGCACCAAGGGCAGCGGCATGGAGCAGCACGGCCAAACGATCTTCGGGGTGTTGGGCCTGTCCTACGACAGCTTTACGCCCGTCTACATGAGTTTTGTCGAAGGCGCCAAAGCATTGGTTGCGGGCGAGATTGACGCGCAGTTCCAGCCGCCGATCCCGAACAAAGTCATGACCGATCTGAGTGAGCGCGCCGATGTGCGCGTGGTGCCCTATGCGCCGGGGCAGCTCGAAAAGCTGCTCGCCGATGTGCCTTTCTATCGGCGCGCGACCATGGCAAAGAACGTGTTTCGCGGCGTGGTCGAAGATGCCGCGCAGATAGGCGTTATCAACGTGCTGGTGACCCACGAAAGAATCGCCAACGCCGTCGTGCGTGACATGGCCGCGGCGATCGTTGGCGGTCTCGATCGGCTGCCGCAAATGAATCCGCTGTTCAAAGGAACCCAAGATCTATTCGAACCTATGCGCGCCGCTGGAGCCGCAGCCTTCGAGTTTGGCGGCGTTCGGCTCCACGAGGGAGCTTTGGCCGCCTATCATGAGGCGGGCTATCTAAAGTGACGCAAATCAGAAAATATTCCTATTTGCCTTTGTCCATGCTCAGGCAGCCGCCGATCCGGCGGATTTGCCCGAAGGGCATGCGCAATTCCAATGATTATTTGAACCCTTTGGTAAAACTTACGCCATCCATCCTGCGGTACGGAAGCTGCGTTAGTGGCCGGTTGACCTTCATGGGCCGGTCTGGACAACGCAACCCAAAAAGGATAGGAGCATGGCGAAGTCGGAGAAAAAATCTAGCGATCGGGAAAGTTTTTGGCGGGCGATTTTCAACCAGAGTCGAGTAAACGGCGCCGCCTATAGAGGTGATTACTTGCCAGCGCACAGTTGGATATGGCCAAGAGGGACATTCCTACAGCGCCGACTGCGTTCTCTTAGAGCGCAACAGTTGGAAGACGCAGTAGAACAAGCCTTGCCAGGGAGCGAAGAGCTAGTCGCCGCTGCGGAAAAGTTTGACCGTGCGGTCTCGCCGCTTCATTTGGTCAAGGAGACGCGCAGTGGGGCTCACGAATACAGCGGGGAGGAGAGTGGTCCGCCGCGCGACTCTGCCTCTCGGACAAACCGCGGGGAACGTCCCCGCCAATCGCCGACTCAGGCGTTGCTCGGTCTCGAACGTGAGCGCTGGGCGCGTGTTAGCAACGGTGCCACGGAGCATGTAGAGATCGACGAGAAATCAGTGCAAGCAGCGTTGCACAAAGAAAACATGGAGAAATTCCAGCGAACGCTGCTACAGTCTGGTGCATGGGTGCGCGCCACTGGTTCTGAAGCAGAAGAGCTGCCGGTGGCTGCGAGCCGAGAAGTTTCCGAGCCGGTAAATAGGGCAAACAGCGCTGCGATAAAACAGGCTCAACGGGCTGCTGCTCCAGTTGAAGCAGAGCCTGCAAATTCGGCGCTGCTGGCCCACCAGGCGGCTGCGCCGGTCAACAACAGGAAAGTTGAACCGACGGTTCCGCCATCGGCGAGTCGCGCCGCGTCTTCAGCAGCACCGCAACCGATCGCTCAAAGCCAATCGGAGCTTGCCGGTTGGGATGATATTGACGAACGCCTCCTCTGGCTGGCCAAGCCTTCTTCCTAAAATTCTTCCGGGCTCGATTGCTCACTTGGACAATTTGCCTGCGGGGCTGATCGCCCGCAGGAAAAATTTTTTGTTTGTTGACACACCCAAGTCCGGCTGTATATACCAACTCCAGCCGACTAACGGAGGAGTTGTTCATGGCCGAGAGCCAAGGTCGTGGGGCGGATCGCTGGCCGATGACGGCGAAAAATACCGCTCTGATTGTCGTCGATATGCAGAACATCTGGGTGCATCCGCGCGGCGCGCGCTATCTGCCGAGCTCGGAAGACATCGTGCCGAAGATCCAACAACTCCTGAGCTTTTGCCATGCGCGCCAGATGCCGGTGATCTATCTGCACACCACCAAGCGCAGAGATATGGCCGATGTCGGCATTTTCGCCGACATCAAGCCGGCGACCCACGATGCCGACAACGAATGGAATAATTTTGAAGGCACGGTCGGCGCAGAGATCTACGAACCGGTGAAACCGACCGGTGCCGATATTCTCGTTAAGAAGTTTCGCTACAGCGGCTTTTACGGCACGCAGTTGGAGAATCTCCTGCGCGCCATGGGACGCGACACCATCGCCATCACCGGCGTGGCGACCAACGTCTGCTGCGATTCGACGGCGCGCGATGGCGCCATGCGCGATTTCAAGGTGGTTTTTCTTTCCGATTGCAACGCCTCTTTCTCGCAAGAGGAACAAGAGGCCACGTTGAAAAATTTCGATAAGCATTTCGGTGTGGTGATGGATTCCAAGGCCTTAATGACGCGCATCGATGGCTGAGGATAGAGCAAGGAGTACTGGAGTGTTGGAATGATCGGTTTTCAAAAGTCGTTTATGAAACGGTTCTTGGTTTGTCGCTGGGCAATGGTCGCTTTGTTGTCGGGGCGCGCGTTTGCGGGTCAGGCCGACTACGACGAAAAAGCCGTGGCGAATTTTTATCGCGGCAAGACCGTAACGATACTCGTCGGCCACTCCGCCGGCGGCGGGTTCGATACCTATGCCCGGGTGATCTCACGCCATTTGGGCAAGCATATTCCAGGTAATCCGAATATTTTGGTCAACAACATGCCCGGAGCCGGGACGCTCATTTCGGCCAACTACACCTTTAACCAGGCGCCCAAGGACGGCACGCTGATCAACTCCTTCGACGGTGGCATCGTGCCCTCGCAAATCTACGGCGCTAAGTCGGTGCAGTTCGATTTGGCTAAGTTCAACTACATCGGCGCGCCGGATTTTTTCAAGTACATCATGGCGGTGACCCGCAAACCCGGCATTGCCAAGATGGAAGACTTCATTTCCGGCGGCAAGCAAGTGGTGATCGGCGCGGTGCCCAACACCGGCATTCAACACGCGGCCGCGTTGATGCGCGAGGTCTTTGGCGCCAACGTCAAGGTAGTCAACGGTTTCAAAGGCACAGCGGAGATTCGCCTGGCGATGAAATCCGGCGAAGTGGATAGCGTCGTGACTGGCTGGGAGTCTTTGCGAGTGACCAACATGAAAGACTTTGAAACCAATGAATGGCTGGTGCTGTCACAATGGGTCGAAGAGCCGATCACTGACTTGCCGCAGAAAAACGTCCCGTCGATCTACCAGTTTGCGCGCAATGAAGATGAGAAACAGCTATTCAGAATGGGCTTGATCAAGCCCAACAGCTATGCGCGCCCCTACGTTTTGCCACCCGGTGTGCCGCAGGATCGGGTGCGCGCCATCGAAGCGGCGTTTCAGAAAACCCTGCGTGACCCAGAGCTGGTCGCCGAGGCGGACAAAACCCGACTCTCGCTCGGTCCCATTTCGGGCGCGCAACTGCGCAG encodes:
- the maiA gene encoding maleylacetoacetate isomerase, which codes for MKLYTFFRSSASYRVRIALNLKGIAYEQAPIHLRRGGGEQLQPAYTQLNPQALLPALEDSGKILTQSLAIIEYLEEKYPNPPLLPKDPADKATVRSMGLIIACEVHPIQNLRVLNYVKATYNQNDEQVNGKWAQHWIDLGLAALETTILSQPKRGNFCFGDTPTLADVCLIPQLGNARRYGCDLAKYPTIVAIEKSCMAIKAFADAAPEKQPDAE
- a CDS encoding ABC transporter substrate-binding protein, yielding MGQRTAQLFTITVAICLACAGHTADKIRISYTSPGPQHGILWIADTSGLFKKNNIDAEIIYMPGNISAPSLMSGEIQFGQMTGALMSPIRLQGGDPVMLVSIQELLDDRLVARPNVTRGEDLKGKRIAISRFGAASHMRVLNMLPRFGLTEKDVTFLQIGDTPARIIALVGNSADASSFSPPDHLAPQLTGMRTILNMAELKIFYQGTGLVATQRYIASHRDIVRRMVKSYLEGIHIVRTNPEEARRTFVKYRKTKDPKPIEDAYQTLREVVKPKPYPNLESFRTIFKDVAGSMPAARTANAREFVDTSFLEEFDKAGFIDGLYK
- a CDS encoding ABC transporter substrate-binding protein; the encoded protein is MARKSALLFAALFVSLTISAQAQDRVRVAISNFSASFISMHIAQKRGYYAEEGMLLEIILMAGLTGTRALIGNSVEFGSASNPTAAVQGAKLKILMVFNDKPPGGFMAQPSIKSMAEVRGKRVGGSTIGSLDYGWLKEVFPKFGLQLDKDVNFVPVGSTSARYTAMLAGSVDAASLGPPSILLAQAAGYPLLFRFSDHLEDIQASIVATDERLARQGDLVRRFMRATVKGARVYLANRQEGITSIMEFTRQKDRDLMSRVYDDHMKTIARDGTISERLQRIVIERSKRFTGVTRDVTPEEIFDFSHLRRAQAEVTQSGWVAN
- a CDS encoding isocitrate lyase/PEP mutase family protein; this encodes MATKSTTRLQSLLKRPELLVMSGGFSPLHARMSETTGYEAFFMSGSQVAAYVYGYPDVGLLGLNEMVEAVRRITNVVEMPIFADADTGYGNAVNVYYTVQAYIRAGAAGLHIEDQEAPKKSGTLAGRRLISVDEAVGKYKAAVAAKKELDGDFVVCARCDSVGSEGGGFEDAVKRGIAYAKDAGVDCVWMNTMTKREEIAEACKRIPAPVIAPYYGPKPSPTFAEFQSLGVAAVLYPSLTTANGLQSTWEVLHEMKERGPAVLDEWNKKANASKYGIVPRTQDPILPSNKIKKLEDDFIPKELQRDYDKTFGHNRH
- a CDS encoding phytanoyl-CoA dioxygenase family protein; translated protein: MAEVILSGADRKQFDEFGYLTFDTDLPNAILEQAIKDFRPYWAGKITIGVNQADAGRVQDGWCVSDACLQIATWPAVLSVLRQLYGRKTKPFQTLNFPAGTEQSAHSDAIHFNSEPFGLMCGVWVALEDVGASQGPLIYYPGSHRLPETNFPDLGLAPDPASYPAYERCMQKLIWERQLKPAYGLIKKGQAFIWAANLLHGGSARQDKSSSRHSQVTHYYLDGAKPWRPMFSKTERVYFEPDWISPEAAQAARRRIAKERRELFIRRTKDAINRMLGRD
- a CDS encoding extracellular solute-binding protein gives rise to the protein MPRYSVFASVLTLFAVTFAHAQDAKLIEAAKKESGKIIAYGSMETNTAEPIIEAFTKKTGLQVEYWRASATKAMDRALTELRAGKNLFDVMVNNSGATTVMHKEGIFAKYNSPAAAFFPKDVIDPDLGVSYRHAPIGIFYNKGLIKPADAPKSLEDLLNPKYRGKFVMPDPTQHTTTLQWVASLYKIMGKEKAEKFIRDLGAAKPALVESFAPSAERVATGETPIAISLIRYVVTYGEKGAPVDYVRLGKFLSTGQYLNLSHKAPRPNGGKALIDFFLSEESARLLAKAGEFVTRRGIHPPVPDADKVQGVEMDDFDANEFKQKGQEYQKIFLK
- a CDS encoding amidohydrolase, producing MAIIDLDSHLRDGWLLDEIYRLPEPFAKYSPKRIGDGKFFYSKFEHNLSPMEDPIANANFKKPVTHQVFYNPEANQRGNEVMRWQQGGYDMEYRLKDNAREGLDYQFIFPTSIEIPSQNPGPLGAAVARSYNDWAHELVAGHRDKLSPVAMIPAGCPEAMADELRHCVKDLGCKVAHLVSYTLDRQMDDPAFFPFYQAAQEMDIPLFCHPSTLGAPGTLINRQSNFFPMHILGRPLNCVAPLCAMVLGGVFEKFPKLKVVFFEVTAEFLVFWMHRMDDDYEVIKDAGMCPQLNALPSDYVKRNCYITCESDEKWLPLALAEVGETHVLMATDYPHFDSTFPNTVSGIRERPDVSARQKKLILEDNAINLIRM